aggATATAAGATGAGTGGAGAAGCATTTCCCTGAAGTGTGTTTCCTGAGAGGAGCATTCAGCGTTATCGGGAACCAGCTTCCAAGGGAAAGGCACCtatgtcttctttccttttcttgtaatgACTTAATGGAGGcataattcacataacataaaactccCCCCTgacagtggtttttagtatatttaccctaaaaagaaactctgtacctgTTAGCAATCACTTCCTAtacctcccaccctccctccctgccactggCAAATACTAATCTACTTTATATCTCTATGGAATTGcctattctgggtatttcattGAAATAGAATCATTTAATATGTAGCCTggtttccttcacttagcataaaattTTCAAGAATCATCCATGTGGTGGCGTATCTCAGTAGTTCGTGCTTTTTCTAGCTGAATTATATTCCACAGTAAggatactgcattttgtttattcaacagtcaatggacatttgggatgtgccaggtttttggctattatgaataatgccacTAAGAACATTTGTGCACAAGCTCTTCTGTggacatgttttcttttctcttgggtctACACCTAGGAATGGAGTTACTGGAACATGTGGTAACTTTATATCTCATATTTTAAGGAAGTAACCCAAAGGCTTTACAAAATAGTTGTGTAATTTTACAAGTCCCCCAGCAATATATGAAGGTTCCAAATGCTCCACATCTTTGTTAACACTTGTAATGATCTTAATGCTGCTGAGTAATTGTGCTAAATCCTTCACAAATGTTAACTCATTTGATCTTCCCAATATTGCTCTATTCAGAAAAGGGAATTTAGACTTAGGGTAGTTCAGTGACTTGCTCAACACTAATAAATTTCAGTGCCAAAGCTGTAATTAGAAATATGCTACACAAATAAAACACTTTGAACACTCAAGGGAATGAAAACAATTTGGGCAAattccacctccctcccctttttAAGAAGACTGTGTTTAAAATCTGTCTATCCAAGTTTGTCTATCAATGTCCTGAATCCACTCCTGCCTTATGCTGCCCAGCTAACTGGTACTGAGACCTCATATTGAGaacaagagggagaaagaatcttttcggttaaagaaaaatttttcatttagcCACTGATAATTTGTAAACATtaatgaggaattttaaaaaatcatcaaaaaaaaaaaaagaaatttggaaagctGTATTCTCCAAGTATGATCTTTATTATTCTTGGGCCAAAATCGTTTCCAAGATACAcatttccacattctttttttaaagattttgtttatttattcatgagagacacagacagagagagagaagcagagacataggcagagggagaagcaggctccttgcagggagcttgacgtgggacacaatcccgggtccccaggatcacaccctgggccaaaggcggcgctaaaccgctgagccacctgggctgcccccacatTTCCACATTCTTAATGAAGTCAGTGGAAATTGACTTCAAAgccaatttttatgttttaatttcatgAAGATATATGCCACCTTTTAAACTTCGAGTTTGCAGTACTTTTTAGTtgtaaagtttatatatattttaagataataaaaaaatatatatcttttaatgtTTGTTCTCAAAAACAGAAGTGTCACCATTTGTAGAAACAAGGCAAGAAAGTAAATGCAGTTAACTCAGTGTTTAGAAAAGACCTGGAATAGACTATGTGGACTCTTATGTTAGGAATCTGATTTCCAGGGCTATGTGCTGTTTAAGAATAAACTTGTGCATGAGTACAGAAAATTCCCAGGGTCCGTGTTCAGTGAGTTCTGTCTCTGGCAGAGGCACCAAGAGAAAGATGCTGCTTATGTCTCTGAAGATTGTCCTCTGGGAGTATCTCTGATACTCAACAGAGAAAGGGCTAAAGGAAGTAGGAAAGAGTATCTATACAATTAAACAGTGAGCCaaacattttccttctatttccttaCTGCTTCTGAAGTACCTTGGTTATCAGAAGTGCTTATGGGGAGAAGAAAGTCCATCTTGAAATGAGTGATACAAGCTGCTTTGCCACAAGCAGGACTCCTTCAGAGAAAGCAAAGTTCTAGAGGAAGGTTTGCAGGGAGAAATGATTAGATTGGAGGAAAAATTTGTTCTGTGTTTGACATCACACATTTGTAGTGTAGGACATTTTATGAGCACTCTCTATTCTTTATTTGCACAGAaccatttctgaaaataatataattcaaaCATGCAAACCCTAATATACTTCTTATTTAATAgcttattgagataaaattcctATGCCATAcatttcactcatttaaagtatataacaaCTGTCTTACTTATGATATCATATAAAAGTGATGTTATGTATAATGTGGATCCCTTTAACTTATAAAGTGTTAGGGCCTCCTGGTGGTAGGGTTTAAATGCagtagagcagaaattaatgaactTATTAAATACTATAGGACCCAAATAGTTATTTTAGCTTTCAAAATATCTGAtaaatctccatattgtttttctaATATCCTTGCTTTAAGGAAGGAAGTTAAAGATGTTTGCCTCTCTAGAAGTTTAAATGGAACTATAAAACTTCCATCCCCTCTTGTAGTGTTGATagggttattttttttgttattaatacaTGGAGAAGGGAAGTTGTTTATAAAGTTTTGAAGCACAATTTCACAATATTTGGAATATAGCCAGTATAGagtaaaaattttataatgtgtTTCCTCTAAGACTTTTTTTGGTTAGGTATATGGAAGTTAGTGCCATGGTTATATTTTTCACTACTCATGGTAGTTATTAGGGTTTTAGCAGGTGATAGTCAACCATGCCCTTTTCCTTGATTTATGTCTCTaagcaaatgagaaataagaTGCATGAGtcagacagaaatgaaaatatcagctTTATTACTGATAAAATTGATGGGAAAGCAAGGCTTCGGTATGTAGCCACAAGGGTTTCCTTGGATCATTAGAATGAGGTTTGGTGCTAGTGCTAGAAAACTGAAACTAACCGTGGCTTAAATGAGGGAGAGACTCTCACCTAAAAGTCCAGAGGAGTGAGAGAGTTTCAGAGTATCTGGCAGAAAAGGCTCCTTTCCTATTTGTTCATTAGCTATGTATGGCCTCCTTTTCTAGGGTCATTCCGGGGTCTAGGGTGGATGTCCCCGCTCCAGCTAAATGCATGCATTCTAGCCAACAGGAAGAAAGAGTGGGATAAGGAAAAACGTCTCCATTTAAAGACACATCTTTTTTTTGCTTCTATCTCACTAGCTAAAACGTAGTCATTTAGCCACATCTAACTAGCAAAAGTACCGAACTAAAAATTAAGAATGCTACtatagaagggaagaaggagtgTTGTTAGACAATTTATAGTCTTTGCCATTTTCCTGAGTTAAACTTCTGCagccagacacaggcagagccagACCACCACTGGTCTCCCCTGTAGCGAAGCacaagtgcttagcacagagcagACTTCCCCCCAGGCTAAACTGCTTCTGAGAGAGGATCAAGGAAGGGGCTGAGCTGGACATGCCCAGTTCCTTCTGATTCTTGCCCACTGAGAGAGATCTAACGTGTTTCTCCTGTTTTTTACTCCTAACTGATGTTTGGCTTTTCTAAGGGGCAGTACAGTGAACTGTCGTAAGGCAGGAAAGCCGCACATGATTTGGCACCACAATAacaacattttcttattttcccatgATCTAGCCTTTCTTTGTCTTCACTGTCCATTAGATTAAGAAATCTTCCTGAATAATCATAAGAGAGTTCTTCTTCTGGCAAAATATCTTTGGCTGCAAAAAGTGCCAACTTTGGTACCATTGAGTCAATTCGGACAGGAATCATCAACAGGTTTGGCTCGCAAGAATGGTTAAGAAATCTTCCAATATTTCCTATGCAGGAAGGATCAACAAATGTTTCTATTACCTGCCCATTGTAAACATGTTCTCTAATGGCTATAATGTAATTTGGGTCCTGTATTGTTTGTAACTGAATTCTTCTCTGTACTTCAGAATATCCCAAAACCTCACCAGCATATTCACAGACAAACCGTCCTTTTGGTATAAATTCCAAGGTACGAAGTCCCCAGCCTTTCTTATCCGTCTTGAACACCTGGAGTTGGAACTGCAGACCCTGCTGGACTACTCTGTTCCTGCAGTGATCACTGCACTGGCATAGGACGTTGCATTCAAAAACTGGCTTTGCACACTTTCCTTCTGATCCTATATCTATAAGGCACGAATTATCATCATAGTTCTCCCCATGACGGAGACAGGAGCAAGTACCAGGGAGGCAGGGAGTTTTGAGGCAAATGCATCCGGGAAAGGTTATTTGTGTAGGATCAACGTCTGTTCCAGGTCCAGCTACATGGTCAGGAGTATActgcaaaaaatagaaatgctctAAGTTAGCATGGCATgtcatgtatttcatatatatctttctcttgtttcttttaaaagatttttatttatttatttgacagagagagagagaggaagcacaagcaggaggtgcagcaggcaggagagggagaagcagactccccactgaacagggaacctgacccaccagggctcaatcttaggaccctgggataacgacccaagccgaaggcagctgcctaacttactgagtcacccagacaccccacatTTCAAGCAGCTTTTGGATGAGACACTTCCCAATtccaacatataaaaaaatagattaaaacaaaactgacaaCATATACTAAGATATTGTTTGAAACATAtctcttcaatttaaaaaataagattaatttttGGATTTAAAATTCTGTGGTTTCATTTTAGGTATGgagtaactaaaagaaaaaatatatgtttttctcttatCAAAAATTGAAGGGTTTagaactcatttttttcccctcttagcTTTGGATATCAGAAAGATCAGTGctgaatttagtttttaaagcagttaagtattttattcttggCACTTGATCTTTTTACATTTATCTGacaatataaatgcatatatgtattttattgtgAGTCACTGCAGATGCTTTTTGGGGAGAAGAAAGTCACgaatgataaataaattaatgaaaaatgcttttggaagAGTCTTCCACTGATTTTTCTTAGGAATTCCCAATTTAATGATGGTCTAAATTCCTAAATACTCTTTGATGTTTAAAAAAGACACTAttactttatagttttatttgagtcttcataaaattaaaaataggcattGGCCAAGAAATTGCATCCAAAAATCATATTTGTTATATAGATACTAATAAATGtagatgtattatatatatatatacagaaatgttTTTACTAAATGATAAAGAGATAATATAGAAAAGTTTCTcatattacagaaaaagaaagtctcaagTCCAAAATCTCTATGTAAGACCTGATCTCTAGTTATTTCCTTACTAGCATAATGAAGCATATTTCCAAACCTTGAAGATGAAAGTATCTCTTATGAGCCCAGCATATTTCTTTATGTATAGAATAATTCTTGCTTATATGGAAtgtaactcatttatttataactgCTATTAGTGTTCTTGGAACCAATTTCagtgtggtggtggtagtggtgggagTTTCCCCACACCTCTAACAAGCAATGCTTCAGACACCAGGTGGGTATCCTACAACTCAACTCCATTCTGCCACTATCCAATAGCATCACATTCCACAGTTCAAGGGGTCAGTCCTAagactgctccccaccccctcagacACCAGTTGTAAGCTCAGGTTGTCAACTGTGCTTCTGACTGAAGGGCTACATATCAAAGGTTCCCATGACCTCCTCCTTGGACTTCAGACACCAGTCATAAGTCCAGGTTATTATTTGAACTTGTGGCTGACAAGCTGTAAATCAGAGGTTCTTAAAATCCCCTCCTTgtatttgattaatttgctagaatagctcacagaactcaCAGAGAAAAATCCTATGTACTAgataccagtttattataaaaggaactcaggaacagccagatgggaGAGATGCTTAgagcaaggtatggggaaagggagaaaaacttTCATGGGTTCTCCAGGCaagccaccctcccagcaccttcaggtgttcaccaacccagaagctctccaaattctgttttcttaggtttttatggaggcttcataaCATAACCATGATTGATCAAATCACTGGCTATTACTGGCAAATGATTCAACCTCTAGCCCCTCTCCCAGTTGGAGGTCAGGGGTGAGGGTACTGAAAGTTGCAACACTCTAATCATATGGTTGGCTCCACAGCCAACCAGCTGGTTGGCAGCCAGCTGTCATCTTCAGGTGTTTTTCCAAAACTCGCCTCATTAATATAACAACAGATACCTTTTTGAGGCTCTCATTACTTGGTAAAtaacaagggttttaggagctctgtgccagaaatggagGCAAAgagcaaatacatattttttaaaaatcacaatatcacaccTGCTTTGTTCcaacaaggatttttttaaaaaaagattttatttatttattcaagagtgacacagagagaggcagagacataggcggagggagaagcaggctgcctgcagggaacATGATGCAGCACTGGATCCTAgggcccctgggatcacgacctgagcctaaggcagatgttcaaccatggagccacccaggtacccctccaaaAAGGATTTAATGAGACATACAAGGAATTAAGATAAATGAACAATACATAAATATAAggtgaagggaaaaagaagagctAGTTGAGTGAGCTTTGACATACACAGTATGTAGCAGAAATAAACTGGACGTTTGGTTTTGCCTAAGCACAGCCTCTTCaaagagggaaatacaaatagatGTATGGCTTGCATTATCCATAAGAAATAATCTCACAGTTCAGAAGAAGCATTGACTTTTTCTGATATAGACTGGAGAGAAATTTCACAATGTGTCTGTCTATACCATTCTTTTCCAGAAAACAGTTTCATGGTCTGTTTTTCATTCTGACTCTCAATAAAGGCTTTTTGGCATGCTGCCACAGCACAATCAGTAGCAGTAGTACTGCAAGGGACCAGCCGCACAGGCCTTAATTCATGGATAGATTTTAGAGTATCTAGAAGGATATCTGGGCCGTGTATGTCAGTCAATCATGCACTAATATTGCGTCTCTGGGCCAAGCTTTGGAGAAAGTATTAAACAACATGTAGTTACACTACCTGTGGAGGCCTCGGTGGAGCTATCCAGTTAGGCTCAAAaccctgtattttaaaaaaacgtTAAGCTGGGGTAAGGATTGACATCCTCTTGTGAAAGATGAGGAGGATGATGAGTGGGAGTACCTGCGGGGGAAGGCCAACACGCTGCTTAAAAAGTGATTTGGGGGTGGGAGAGCGGAAATAGCTTCTCTTGTTTGTGTCATTTCTTACAGCTTTAGCTTAGTGGAGATGTCCTAAAGGGATAAAGAATGGCTTAGAAAAAGATGCCCTATCAGTCAAATTCAATGACTGCTGTCTTATACAGAATCTACTTCCAGCTTTTAAGAGTCAAGGTTGAAATGTAAATGGTTactgagacattttaaaatgtacttgtaaaatgaagattttatcaTCTCTTTGTTAAACTTTTCATGAAGAATTCTTTTAAACTGATTTCTTCTTAAAGGCGCACATATTTTTGATGTACTGTATAAATCACTATActgtaaagtgatttttttttttttttggacacagATAACTCCTTTTGTAATCAAGCCTGACTTACTGTAGTCTTCTAACCAGAAGAACATATTATTCTTTGTTGAACTTATTTGGATATGGATAGgtttgaaaaaatattgttatttgcttattcttattaatatatttttaaaagaccctGGAGAATCTAGtgatacagtttttttaaaattcgGGAATTTAAACTTGATGCACAATCTAAGGTCTTTTAGAAACACAGATTATAAAGGGCATCTAATTCCAAATGACACCTTCCAAAGGATAAGAGAGACCTTTGGATAAACTTCCTGTTTAAAGAGAATATTTGTTTTCCCTTGATGGATGTAATCCTTAACCCTGATACCAATACTTAATCACAAATCATTTTTTCTCCATAgatcttcattttctcctccatAAACAGTAAAATACTATtccaaaaagatatttcaaaaaaaacaaaacaaaaacaaaccaaaacaaaacaaaaaaacaaaaagatatttcacCTGATTTAGAAAAATGGCTATACTAGAGAATAATCTTTTGAAACCTGTGTTCTACATTAACATACGATTATGTAATTATTCATCTTTTCAGGTATCTAACTATGTATAGGAAAACCGCTTTTAGAAATAATCTGATGTCATTGACCTGATActctattcaaatatttatgtgccagggcgcctaggtggctcagtggttgagcatccctttggctcgggtcctgatcccggggtcctgggatagagtcctgcatggggctcccgacagagagcctgcttctctctctgcctatgtctctgcctctttcatgaataaataaataaaatcttaaaaaaataatatgccatGCAAATTGTTAACTTTTGAGAATCTGAAAGCTAATGTTAAGTATGTTACAAACTGGGAGTCAGCTGACATGAGCTTAAATGCTCCCAATTTGTAACTCTTTCCATAGTCTGTCCTCTACTTCCTGGAGCAAAGCCCAGGGCCAAATTGGTCCAAAAAAGGTTATTACCCTGAGGGTTTTTTGCTTACCCTAAACCCAGGAGAGATCAAAGCTTGGGGAATGAGACCATAAGAGGACATATTTTTACCTATCCAACATTCCTTTTCTTCTGATAAAAGCACCCTGACTCCTCCCAGGGGAACCGTTCCCACTCCTGTCTCATTGGTTTGGATGAGGATCCAGTTTGGGCTGGTACCGCGACTTGGCTAATCAGGTCATTTCTTGCTCCTTTCAACAGTGTTTGGTTCATGGGTCGGCACAGTACTTAAGAcatatcaatgaaaaaaaaattctgagactTCTGCTCAAACTATCAGGAAGAGACATTCTCATTCCACATGTCCACCTGGCATTCTCCAGTTCTACCTCACACATAAGACCTACTGAGTAGTGTAGCCAACCAGAGGAAAGGGGAACAGGGGTGCGAAAGGTAGAGGTGGTAAAAGAAGTATCTGATGACACCACTAGAGTTCTTAGATCCAGATATTCCTATAGTTAGCACTCTTGGACTTTGCTGTTATGAGGCAATTCCTTCCCTTTTTTGCTTGACTTAGTTTGTGTTGGTCTATTTCTTACAAATGACTTGATTGATATGCCCACAGTGAAGGCTGACAGTGATTCCAGAAAATAGCTGGAAAACTGAGTCAAAGATATTCATGGCTAATGAGAATTCAGGTCTCCAGTTGGGAGATGAGGCTAAGGCAAAGTGTGCAGGAGGCCAGATAGGCCTGTGACAGGCCTGAACACCAGACAACCAATGGAGAACTTCTGAATGTAGAACATGGAATGTCCTAAAGGAAACACATACAGAACCAGGCTCTTATTAGCATTGTGACTTAGGGCAAGTTACCTTCTAAATTTTGGGTTTGCATCTATAAAACAGGAGTAATACCTGTATCTGCCCTTGTTCCCCAggtattattaaatttaaaaactaacacTGTCCTCAATGCCAGGCAccttatacttttaaaatagtagCTTCCTTAAATGCTTCTAGATACTATttctagattttatatttaaaacatcatATATTTCTGGCACATTATTTAACTGctctaaatatttcctttctatcTCACAGGTggctgtgaaggaaaaaaatgagacattcCACGTAAAAAGCTTACTCTAGTGACTGGCCCATTAAGTGTTCAATATGAATTATGTAGGCTTTCTGGTAGGGTGGTGAAAACAAAGATTATGACGTTAAACTTTGCAGGTTCAAACATAGTTAAACCAAAATTTTGTCTAGgagataattttttatatttttgttttccattacttATCCATCTTAAGGAGGGGGAAACTTAGAATTGACCCAGCACAGACTTCTTTCATTCATCCACAAATACTGCCTCCTTTATTGCTTGTTAGATGCATGTGCTGGGATTTAGAAATagtcagaaaaatacaaagaagacaCTGAGAGtgggatttttatcttttttttttttttttttgtataataaaaatttcttcttggTATGTATCAAAATGCAAACACTGATCATGCAAGAGTTGGGAATAAATGCAAAATGACCAGTGACACACAATATAAGAGAAACCAGATCTTAGAAGAACTGGTCagagattttaagttttttgacagaaaacttattttttatttttttttattttttttattttttaaataaaccatggTCACTTGAGAAGCCAAAATGGAAACCAGGAGACAGcatgttgaaaaggaaaatgagctCTGTGGCTATTCTCATACAcagattttttctcttttgtgaactAGACCTGCGCTTATTAATAGCATGAATTTTGGGATCTAAATTTTAGGTATAGACTGTATGGCTCTCTGGTTGATTACATGTGTAAGTCTTATCTAACAAATACATGTCTCAAGCAAATGGTCATGTGGTTTGGTTGGGACATGGTAATGAGGGTTGGGTTACTTTTCATAGTACTGGATACTGAGCAGCTGGCTTAGGAAATATCTTTTGATAGCTTGATTGCAGCTCTTGATAATTTCTTATTGAAAGTCTGACTTTTCTAAGTCACATTCTATATTGAAGCCCCAGAAACTTAAGTACGACACCACATAATATTTTGGGCTTAAAACCTAGGCCTTGATTCTGAATCTAAAGGAAGTGCTGTGAaaatcttcattccttttttggtTGTTCTAAAACACCCGCTACATGAATCTTTGTACTTGGCCTCTACCCCATGGGTTTGTTTTTGCTCCAAGCAGCTATTAAGAGCCTGTGAGCCAGATAATTCTTGTCAAGGCCAAGTTGAAATCTTAAGATATATGTTTGAAACTGGTTTCAGAAACCTGAAAAAAGGCTAGATTCAACTCTCCGTTCAAGAAAATCAATTAGTTTATTTTCTACGTGGCTTTCAACACAGATGGCATTATGATAGGCTTGTTTCAGTGTGAACATGTGAATgttctttttgccttttcacaCAGTACTCAAAAGCAAACTAGACACAGAGTTATTTTTACCTTGAGTTTTGCAGGCCTT
This window of the Canis lupus dingo isolate Sandy chromosome 20, ASM325472v2, whole genome shotgun sequence genome carries:
- the LOC112662672 gene encoding histone-lysine N-methyltransferase SETMAR — its product is MRRRGCGTAAPSILRVPQGGRRVEMARNARESCGAVAMPCGMAASEEEPEAPSERLDVARGLENVPVSAWPPGTEPEPFQYTPDHVAGPGTDVDPTQITFPGCICLKTPCLPGTCSCLRHGENYDDNSCLIDIGSEGKCAKPVFECNVLCQCSDHCRNRVVQQGLQFQLQVFKTDKKGWGLRTLEFIPKGRFVCEYAGEVLGYSEVQRRIQLQTIQDPNYIIAIREHVYNGQVIETFVDPSCIGNIGRFLNHSCEPNLLMIPVRIDSMVPKLALFAAKDILPEEELSYDYSGRFLNLMDSEDKERLDHGKIRKCCYCGAKSCAAFLPYDSSLYCPLEKPNIS